The following coding sequences are from one Chroogloeocystis siderophila 5.2 s.c.1 window:
- a CDS encoding metal ABC transporter ATP-binding protein, whose product MLEVQHLAVNYQGISAVEDVSFCLEPGQIVGVIGPNGAGKSTLVKGILGLVPTASGKVRYRARSLKQQLHSVAYVPQRSAIDWDYPITVERVVLMGRTVHTGWLREHSRQAKEVVAAAMERVGIYDLRRRVIGELSGGQQQRVFLARTLAQEAELFFFDEPFVGVDKKTESIMFEVFEELKDQGKILLLITHDLGGTLTQCDRLLLLNRKIIANGSLREVFTAENIQRTYGDGLLLLSKQFFA is encoded by the coding sequence ATGTTAGAGGTTCAGCACTTAGCTGTCAACTACCAAGGAATTTCTGCTGTTGAGGATGTAAGCTTTTGCTTAGAACCAGGGCAAATTGTTGGCGTGATTGGTCCAAATGGAGCAGGAAAAAGTACACTTGTCAAGGGTATTTTGGGTTTAGTCCCAACGGCGAGTGGTAAAGTGAGGTACAGGGCGCGATCGCTCAAACAGCAATTACACTCAGTTGCCTATGTACCGCAAAGATCCGCGATTGACTGGGACTACCCAATTACTGTAGAACGTGTTGTTTTGATGGGACGCACCGTGCATACGGGTTGGTTGCGCGAACATAGCCGTCAAGCGAAAGAAGTTGTTGCGGCGGCGATGGAACGTGTTGGAATTTATGATTTACGACGGCGGGTGATTGGAGAATTGTCGGGAGGACAGCAACAGCGCGTATTCTTAGCGCGTACACTAGCGCAAGAGGCGGAATTGTTCTTTTTTGACGAACCTTTTGTAGGAGTTGATAAAAAGACAGAATCAATTATGTTTGAGGTTTTTGAGGAACTAAAAGACCAAGGAAAAATTTTGTTACTGATTACGCACGATTTGGGTGGTACATTAACGCAGTGTGATCGCCTATTACTTTTGAATCGCAAAATCATCGCGAATGGTTCGTTGAGAGAAGTTTTTACCGCAGAAAATATACAACGCACGTACGGCGATGGCTTGCTACTTTTAAGCAAGCAGTTTTTTGCCTAA
- a CDS encoding metal ABC transporter solute-binding protein, Zn/Mn family, whose amino-acid sequence MLHKRYKQIVLTITLGLIGCNSTPTPTGQETTSQPAGDRPSVIATTSVLCDMTQQVAAETIDLTCLVAAGEDPHLYQPTPEDRKAIDQADLILYGGYDFEPALIKLIEATSNPAPKVAVHEVAVLQPIMAEPHSHDHDHSHVSEETAPDPHVWHSAQNGIRMVETIRDNLEQVAPNHASLYNSNVQLITSELAQIDAWIKSQIATIPPQNRKLVTTHDAMNYFAQAYGIPIEGTLRGISTEEAPTAARVSELVKDIRQSSVPTIFAEATINPRLIQTVAREANVQVSERKLFADGLGEPGTDADTYQNKLIANTRTIVEGLGGHYTPPQVASLN is encoded by the coding sequence ATGTTACACAAACGTTATAAGCAAATTGTCCTAACGATAACGTTGGGGTTAATCGGCTGTAATTCAACTCCTACTCCGACAGGACAAGAGACAACATCACAACCCGCAGGCGATCGCCCATCGGTAATTGCCACCACAAGCGTGTTATGTGATATGACACAACAGGTTGCGGCTGAAACCATTGATTTAACGTGTCTAGTTGCAGCAGGAGAAGACCCCCATTTGTATCAACCTACACCTGAAGACCGCAAAGCGATCGACCAAGCCGATTTAATTTTATATGGTGGTTACGATTTTGAACCAGCTTTAATCAAATTAATTGAAGCGACGAGTAATCCTGCACCTAAAGTTGCCGTACACGAAGTTGCGGTTTTACAACCAATTATGGCAGAACCGCACAGCCACGACCACGACCACTCACATGTGTCGGAGGAAACTGCACCCGATCCTCATGTATGGCACAGCGCTCAAAATGGTATCCGCATGGTAGAAACTATTCGCGATAACCTAGAGCAAGTCGCACCAAATCACGCCTCACTCTACAACAGTAACGTCCAACTCATTACGAGCGAACTCGCTCAAATCGATGCATGGATTAAATCACAAATTGCGACAATTCCGCCCCAGAATCGTAAGTTAGTAACTACTCACGATGCCATGAATTACTTTGCTCAAGCATATGGTATTCCCATAGAAGGAACACTTAGAGGTATTAGTACAGAAGAAGCGCCTACGGCTGCTAGAGTCAGTGAACTTGTCAAAGATATTCGACAATCAAGCGTACCCACAATCTTTGCAGAAGCAACGATCAATCCGAGGTTAATTCAAACTGTTGCTAGAGAAGCTAATGTACAAGTGTCTGAACGTAAGCTTTTTGCCGATGGCTTAGGAGAACCAGGAACCGATGCGGATACCTACCAAAACAAGCTCATTGCCAATACTCGTACTATTGTCGAAGGGCTAGGAGGTCACTATACTCCGCCCCAAGTAGCTAGCTTAAATTAA
- a CDS encoding 2Fe-2S iron-sulfur cluster-binding protein has product MIYQVRLVNPDMALDCTILVPEDQYILDIAEEAGIRLPAGCHQGNCSACVAKIISGEVDQSEQRFLQPAEIAAGYTLTCVAYPLSDCTLQTHQEKVLYHSSLYYSTKQSG; this is encoded by the coding sequence ATGATCTATCAAGTGCGATTAGTAAATCCTGATATGGCACTTGACTGCACGATTTTGGTTCCTGAAGATCAATATATTCTTGATATAGCAGAAGAAGCGGGGATTCGTTTACCTGCGGGTTGTCATCAAGGAAACTGTTCCGCCTGTGTTGCCAAAATCATTAGTGGAGAAGTCGATCAAAGCGAACAGAGATTTTTACAACCCGCAGAAATTGCAGCAGGCTACACGCTTACTTGCGTAGCCTATCCACTCTCAGATTGTACTTTACAAACGCATCAAGAAAAAGTTTTATACCATTCTTCTTTGTATTATTCTACTAAGCAAAGCGGATAA
- a CDS encoding SRPBCC family protein, with protein MVRFKYSSLIDTPVEVVWNFYERPDILNLLTPPWQPIQVISHEEGLDVGATTEFNIFLGLIPLRWVTIHTEYSRYHFFTDEQREGPLKYWKHRHQFTAEAHKTLLTDDIDFSLPGGFLTDFFASWLVMMQLDQVFRYRHEVTQRECRVHH; from the coding sequence ATGGTTAGATTTAAATATTCTTCACTGATTGATACACCTGTAGAAGTCGTTTGGAATTTTTACGAGCGTCCTGATATACTCAATCTTCTTACTCCGCCTTGGCAACCAATTCAAGTAATAAGTCACGAAGAAGGATTAGATGTAGGAGCAACAACCGAATTCAATATATTTTTGGGTCTTATTCCCCTACGATGGGTAACGATTCACACTGAATACAGTAGATACCATTTCTTTACAGACGAACAGCGTGAAGGACCACTTAAATATTGGAAACATCGTCATCAGTTTACAGCAGAAGCTCATAAAACTTTGCTAACTGATGATATCGATTTTAGCTTACCTGGTGGATTTTTAACAGATTTCTTTGCTAGTTGGTTAGTGATGATGCAACTCGATCAAGTATTTCGCTATCGCCACGAAGTTACACAACGAGAATGTCGAGTTCATCATTAA
- a CDS encoding TldD/PmbA family protein, with product MTLSMHPSTLLLTRELPNLQYSSTRDRFDETWEAPLSTLLGLGRAAGADFVEFFLERVNYINCLAEDDTITSISPRLSTGAGVRVFRGKADCYVSTNDLSFTGLKAALEKGLSILGLQLPAPNGYVPEINLELLRDYATKKGKESWLAGCSSMREMGEILLDANAQLKQKATHVQSRRAVYFRDWQEVLVAASDGTFARDIRLTQSVGYNLLCADGANRSSISKRVGSTSEPDFLRSWNYQTDAEEVAESAGKMLYADYVESGNYPIIMANEFGGVIFHEACGHLLETTQIERKTTPFADKKGEKIAHESLTAWDEGLSQDAFGTIDMDDEGMPAQRTLLIENGILKNFISDRTGSMRTGHPRTGSGRRQNYTYAAASRMRNTYIAPGNYTNEDLFASIDKGIYCKKMGGGSVGPTGQFNFAVDEAYLIENGKITKPLKGATLIGDAQEIMNKISMCSQDLGLAAGFCGSVSGSVYVTVGQPHIKVDSITVGGR from the coding sequence ATGACGCTCTCCATGCATCCCAGTACCTTACTGCTAACCAGGGAACTACCAAACCTGCAATATAGCTCAACACGCGATCGCTTCGATGAAACTTGGGAAGCACCATTATCGACTCTTTTAGGCTTAGGGCGTGCAGCAGGGGCTGATTTTGTTGAATTTTTCTTAGAGCGAGTCAACTATATCAACTGTCTAGCCGAAGACGACACGATTACCAGCATTTCTCCACGACTATCGACAGGTGCAGGCGTCCGAGTTTTTCGCGGTAAAGCCGATTGCTACGTCAGCACCAACGATTTATCATTTACAGGACTCAAAGCCGCTTTAGAAAAAGGCTTATCGATCTTAGGATTACAACTTCCTGCACCTAACGGTTATGTTCCAGAAATTAACCTAGAACTTTTGCGCGACTACGCCACCAAAAAAGGTAAAGAGTCTTGGCTTGCAGGATGCAGTTCCATGCGCGAAATGGGTGAAATCCTCCTCGACGCTAATGCGCAGTTAAAACAAAAAGCAACTCACGTACAATCAAGACGTGCAGTGTATTTCCGTGATTGGCAAGAAGTTTTAGTTGCAGCGAGTGATGGAACTTTCGCTAGAGACATCCGCCTGACACAATCTGTAGGTTATAACCTTTTGTGTGCCGATGGGGCAAATCGTTCATCGATTAGTAAGCGCGTTGGAAGCACCAGCGAACCCGACTTCTTAAGAAGTTGGAACTATCAAACTGATGCTGAAGAAGTCGCCGAATCGGCTGGAAAAATGCTTTACGCCGACTATGTAGAATCCGGTAATTACCCCATCATCATGGCAAACGAGTTTGGGGGCGTGATCTTCCACGAAGCTTGCGGACACTTACTAGAAACCACCCAAATTGAGCGGAAAACAACTCCATTTGCAGATAAGAAAGGCGAAAAAATTGCCCATGAAAGCCTGACAGCTTGGGATGAAGGGCTTTCTCAAGATGCCTTTGGGACGATTGACATGGACGATGAAGGAATGCCAGCGCAAAGAACATTGTTGATCGAAAACGGCATTTTGAAGAATTTTATCAGCGATCGCACCGGTTCAATGCGTACCGGACACCCTCGCACTGGTAGCGGACGCCGCCAAAACTACACATATGCAGCTGCATCAAGGATGCGTAACACGTACATCGCACCAGGAAACTACACCAACGAAGACTTATTTGCCTCGATCGACAAAGGGATATACTGCAAGAAAATGGGCGGTGGTAGCGTTGGTCCTACAGGACAATTTAACTTCGCTGTCGATGAAGCTTACCTGATTGAAAACGGCAAAATTACCAAACCCCTCAAAGGCGCTACCTTAATTGGTGACGCGCAAGAGATTATGAACAAAATTTCGATGTGTTCGCAAGACTTAGGACTCGCAGCAGGATTCTGCGGTTCGGTTAGCGGTAGTGTTTACGTTACCGTAGGTCAACCCCACATCAAAGTTGATTCGATTACTGTCGGTGGAAGATAG
- a CDS encoding TldD/PmbA family protein — protein MPNIDELAGYTQASAERLGIKKFDIYGSSVDETSVQVDSGEPKQVKASNRSSVIVRVWNKDNTVGVTSTTDVDRDGIDLALKTAYEASFFGVKENVPDFSPEATAELKADTEATAPQAPVSQLIDTLIEAEKKLLQAHPAIKGVPYNGLSQRDFSRFYLNSNGAMRNEARSYTSIYLYTKTEQEGKKPRSAGAFRINRSLEQIDLQGCVQEAAEKTISHLDYEKIKSGKYRVVFSPEAFLSLLGAFSNLFNAQNILDKQSLSTPESLGKQIASPLLSVCDDALHPENIAAETFDGEGTPTRRIALITNGVLSNFIHSAGTAKRFNTQPTGHANIGAKVSVSSHFYHVFPGENASQEYSLDSAENIIFIDDVQALHAGVKALQGSFSLPFDGWIVNNGKKTSIESATVAGDFLELLQSIVFVEQEPELTPTGVCPKIWVDNLSITGE, from the coding sequence ATGCCTAATATTGATGAACTTGCAGGATATACGCAAGCAAGTGCAGAACGCCTGGGGATAAAAAAATTTGATATTTATGGTTCATCCGTTGACGAAACCAGCGTTCAAGTTGATAGCGGTGAACCCAAACAAGTCAAAGCCTCGAATCGTTCCAGTGTCATTGTACGCGTCTGGAATAAAGATAATACCGTTGGAGTAACCAGCACTACTGATGTTGATCGTGATGGTATTGATTTAGCTTTAAAAACAGCTTATGAAGCAAGTTTCTTTGGAGTCAAAGAAAATGTCCCTGACTTTAGCCCTGAAGCTACTGCTGAACTGAAAGCCGATACCGAAGCAACAGCCCCCCAAGCACCAGTTTCACAACTCATTGACACTTTGATTGAAGCTGAAAAAAAACTCTTACAAGCGCATCCTGCAATCAAAGGCGTACCGTATAACGGCTTATCTCAAAGAGATTTTAGCCGCTTCTACCTGAATAGTAACGGCGCAATGCGTAATGAAGCGCGTTCCTATACATCAATTTATCTTTACACCAAGACCGAACAAGAAGGCAAAAAACCTCGTAGTGCTGGCGCTTTTCGGATTAATCGTAGTTTAGAACAAATTGATTTACAAGGTTGCGTACAAGAAGCAGCAGAGAAGACAATTAGCCATTTGGATTACGAAAAAATTAAATCAGGCAAATATCGCGTTGTTTTCTCACCAGAAGCTTTTTTAAGTTTATTAGGTGCTTTTTCTAATCTTTTTAATGCCCAAAATATCTTAGATAAGCAAAGTCTTTCTACACCAGAATCTTTAGGCAAACAAATTGCTTCACCTTTACTTTCAGTGTGTGATGATGCGTTGCATCCTGAGAATATTGCCGCAGAAACTTTTGATGGTGAAGGAACACCAACGCGACGAATTGCCTTAATTACTAATGGAGTTTTAAGCAATTTTATCCATAGTGCAGGTACAGCAAAACGGTTTAATACTCAACCTACAGGTCATGCAAATATTGGTGCAAAAGTTAGTGTAAGTTCGCATTTTTATCACGTATTTCCTGGGGAAAATGCATCGCAAGAATATAGTTTAGATAGTGCGGAAAATATCATTTTTATTGATGACGTGCAAGCGCTTCATGCAGGTGTTAAAGCGTTACAAGGTTCTTTTTCTCTTCCGTTTGACGGTTGGATAGTCAACAACGGTAAAAAAACAAGTATTGAGTCTGCAACGGTAGCAGGAGATTTTCTAGAATTATTGCAGTCAATCGTTTTTGTCGAGCAAGAACCTGAATTAACACCAACAGGAGTTTGTCCAAAAATTTGGGTTGATAATCTTTCAATTACTGGTGAGTAA